In the genome of Streptomyces collinus, one region contains:
- a CDS encoding glycerol-3-phosphate dehydrogenase/oxidase, with product MRTATLGPAQRAESLASMAERELDVLVVGAGVVGAGTALDAVTRGLSTGLVEARDWASGTSSRSSKLIHGGLRYLEMLDFALVREALKERGLLLERLAPHLVKPVPFLYPLQHKGWERLYAGSGVAMYDAMSMARGHGRGLPMHRHLTRSHALRVAPCLKKDALVGALQYYDAQMDDARYVTNLVRTAVAYGAKAANRARVTGFLREGERVVGARVQDVEGGGEYEIRAKQVVNATGVWTDDTQAMVGERGQFHVRASKGIHLVVPRDRIHSTTGLILRTEKSVLFVIPWGRHWIVGTTDTDWDLDKAHPAASSADIDYLLEHVNSVLSVPLTRDDVQGVYAGLRPLLAGESDATSKLSREHTVAHPVPGLVVVAGGKYTTYRVMAKDAVDAAVHGLDMRVAECVTEDVPLLGAEGYRALWNARARIAARTGLHVVRVEHLLNRYGTMTEELLALIAEDSSLGEPLAAADDYLRAEIVYAASHEGARHLDDVLTRRTRISIETFDRGARSARDAAELMAPVLGWDKDQIEREVEHYQKRVEAERESQRQPDDLTADAARLGAPDIVPL from the coding sequence GTGAGGACAGCGACACTCGGACCGGCGCAGCGCGCCGAGTCACTCGCATCTATGGCCGAGCGCGAGCTGGACGTGCTGGTGGTGGGTGCAGGCGTGGTCGGTGCGGGCACCGCGCTCGACGCCGTGACGCGGGGCTTGTCCACCGGTCTGGTCGAAGCCCGTGACTGGGCGTCCGGCACCTCGAGCCGGTCCAGCAAGCTCATCCACGGCGGCCTGCGCTATCTGGAGATGCTCGACTTCGCCCTCGTCCGCGAGGCCCTCAAGGAACGCGGCCTGCTGCTGGAGCGGCTCGCCCCGCACCTGGTGAAGCCCGTGCCGTTCCTCTATCCGTTGCAGCACAAAGGGTGGGAGCGGCTGTACGCCGGGTCGGGCGTCGCCATGTACGACGCCATGTCCATGGCGCGCGGGCACGGCCGGGGCCTGCCGATGCACCGTCACCTGACGCGCTCTCACGCCCTGCGCGTGGCCCCCTGCTTGAAGAAGGACGCCCTGGTCGGGGCGTTGCAGTACTACGACGCCCAGATGGACGACGCCCGGTATGTGACGAACCTGGTGCGCACGGCGGTGGCGTACGGCGCGAAGGCGGCCAACCGCGCCCGTGTGACGGGGTTCCTGCGCGAGGGTGAGCGGGTCGTCGGCGCGCGGGTGCAGGACGTCGAGGGGGGCGGTGAGTACGAGATCCGCGCCAAGCAGGTCGTCAACGCCACCGGCGTGTGGACGGACGACACCCAGGCGATGGTCGGGGAGCGCGGCCAGTTCCACGTCCGGGCGTCCAAGGGCATCCACCTGGTCGTCCCGCGCGACCGGATCCATTCCACGACCGGGCTGATCCTGCGCACGGAGAAGTCCGTGCTGTTCGTCATCCCCTGGGGCCGGCACTGGATCGTCGGCACCACGGACACCGACTGGGACCTCGACAAGGCCCACCCCGCCGCCTCCAGCGCGGACATCGACTACCTGCTGGAACACGTGAACTCGGTGCTCTCGGTGCCGCTCACGAGGGACGACGTCCAAGGCGTGTACGCGGGCCTGCGGCCGCTGCTCGCCGGCGAGTCGGACGCCACCAGCAAGCTCTCGCGCGAGCACACCGTGGCGCATCCGGTGCCCGGGCTGGTCGTCGTGGCGGGCGGCAAGTACACGACGTACCGGGTCATGGCCAAGGACGCGGTGGACGCGGCGGTGCACGGGCTCGACATGCGCGTCGCCGAGTGCGTCACCGAGGACGTGCCGCTGCTGGGCGCCGAGGGCTACCGGGCGCTGTGGAACGCGCGGGCGCGGATCGCCGCCCGGACCGGACTCCACGTGGTGCGGGTCGAGCACCTGCTGAACCGCTACGGGACGATGACCGAGGAGCTGCTCGCGCTCATCGCGGAGGACTCGTCGCTGGGCGAGCCCCTGGCGGCGGCCGACGACTACCTGCGCGCCGAGATCGTGTACGCGGCATCCCACGAGGGGGCGCGGCACCTGGACGACGTGCTGACGCGGCGGACGCGCATCTCGATCGAGACCTTCGACCGGGGCGCCCGCAGCGCACGCGACGCCGCCGAGCTGATGGCGCCCGTGCTGGGCTGGGACAAGGACCAGATCGAGCGCGAGGTCGAGCACTACCAGAAGCGGGTGGAGGCCGAGCGGGAGTCGCAGCGGCAGCCCGACGACCTGACGGCGGACGCGGCGCGGCTGGGGGCGCCGGACATCGTGCCGTTGTAG
- a CDS encoding serine hydrolase domain-containing protein has translation MPPFRTLLALPVAAALFGLMPADSSALSMPPTDAVLPLLVTQGRAPAAALLAREGATTRYAGTGPGISRQDHFRAGSITKTFIATVVLQLAAEHRLSLSDTVEQHLPGLVRGAGNDGRALTLRSLLTHTSGLHDFTTDTDGTAPVTPRQSLDIALTHPPGEHGRFAYSNTNYVLLGLVIQQTTGHSYATEAERRIITPLRLTGTSFPGSRTSLPTPHGRAYAADGTDVTELDPRVAGAAGELVSTLADLDRFYGALLGGRLLPPHWLREMLDTRAAHGAYGMGLFPEKLPCGTTVWGHNGHISGSYVRTAATVDGRRVLTFRVNTDAIADPGLEPALLTAEFCPRTS, from the coding sequence ATGCCGCCGTTTAGGACATTGCTGGCACTGCCGGTGGCCGCCGCCCTGTTCGGTCTGATGCCGGCGGACTCCTCCGCCCTCTCGATGCCGCCCACCGACGCGGTGCTGCCACTGCTGGTGACCCAGGGCAGGGCCCCGGCCGCGGCCCTGCTGGCCCGGGAGGGCGCCACGACCCGCTATGCCGGCACCGGACCGGGCATCTCCCGGCAGGACCATTTCCGCGCCGGAAGCATCACGAAGACGTTCATCGCGACGGTCGTGCTGCAACTGGCCGCCGAGCATCGGCTGTCGCTGTCCGACACGGTGGAGCAGCACCTGCCGGGTCTGGTGCGAGGAGCAGGCAACGACGGCCGCGCGCTGACCCTGCGCTCCCTGCTCACCCACACCAGCGGACTGCACGACTTCACCACGGACACCGACGGAACCGCGCCCGTCACCCCCCGTCAGTCCCTGGACATCGCTCTCACCCACCCCCCGGGCGAACACGGCCGGTTCGCCTACTCGAACACCAACTACGTCCTGCTGGGTTTGGTCATCCAGCAGACCACCGGCCACTCGTACGCCACCGAAGCCGAGCGCCGCATCATCACCCCCCTGCGCCTGACGGGCACCTCCTTCCCCGGATCCCGCACCTCGCTGCCCACTCCGCACGGCCGTGCCTACGCCGCCGACGGAACCGACGTCACCGAACTCGACCCGCGGGTGGCCGGAGCCGCGGGCGAGTTGGTGTCCACACTGGCCGATCTGGACCGCTTCTACGGGGCCCTGCTCGGCGGCCGGCTGCTGCCCCCGCACTGGCTGCGCGAGATGCTCGACACCCGTGCCGCACACGGCGCGTACGGCATGGGGCTGTTTCCCGAGAAACTTCCGTGCGGCACGACGGTGTGGGGGCACAACGGGCACATATCCGGCAGCTACGTGCGCACCGCAGCCACCGTCGACGGCCGGCGTGTCCTCACCTTCCGCGTGAACACGGACGCGATCGCAGATCCCGGTCTCGAACCCGCCTTACTCACTGCCGAGTTCTGCCCCCGCACCTCGTAG
- a CDS encoding serine/threonine-protein kinase, with amino-acid sequence MSEAERAGTSRQDTRQDNRERLLAGRYRLGKVLGRGGMGTVWRAQDETLGRTVAVKELRFPSNIDEEEKRRLITRTLREAKAIARIRNNSAVTVFDVVQEDDRPWIVMELVEGKSLAEVIREDGLLEPKRAAEVGLAVLDVLRSAHREGILHRDVKPSNVLIAEDGRVVLTDFGIAQVEGDPSITSTGMLVGAPSYISPERARGHKPGPAADLWSLGGLLYAAVEGAPPYDKGSAIATLTAVMTEPLEEPKNAGPLKDVIHGLLTKDPAQRLDDAGARAMLNSVLRAPETAEPEPLDATKVVPLPAQPDRSSGKGGSTGSGSKRGEEAGERLRGALRSVRKAAVGTAAAGSAASATSGDKSGAAKGSSPAAGTASAEPDGGAGRGGAAGGSGAQSGSAAAGAGVGAGERSGPETKTASGGRSSGWPVMPPPDLPPRPVPRAPLTDVVPRRTLMIIALVVVLAVIGTVLAIAFSGDGKDAKGASGEGGGKTVATASSSGDTKGDDADGTRTDGGETQPTPSGPASNSTPSGGANGSSGEGGTGGGKGTAAESTHQGDQGYSIGLPKGWKYRSTGAAGDRFTGPDGQKLLIAWTSTPKGDPVADWKNQERFMVRAQYKKIRIEKVDYRDWNTADWEFTYTDGGTKYRTIDRGFVVDDRQGYALMYTAKAAGWDDASRKETWRTLTKTFEPKS; translated from the coding sequence ATGTCGGAGGCGGAGCGGGCGGGCACATCTCGTCAGGACACTCGTCAGGACAACAGGGAGCGTCTCCTCGCGGGGCGTTACCGGCTGGGCAAGGTGCTCGGTCGGGGAGGCATGGGCACGGTGTGGCGGGCCCAGGACGAGACCCTCGGGCGGACGGTCGCCGTCAAGGAGCTGCGGTTCCCGTCGAACATCGACGAGGAGGAGAAGCGGCGGCTGATCACGCGGACGCTGCGCGAGGCCAAGGCGATCGCGCGGATCCGCAACAACAGCGCCGTGACGGTCTTCGACGTCGTCCAGGAGGACGACCGGCCCTGGATCGTGATGGAGCTCGTCGAGGGCAAGTCGCTCGCCGAGGTCATCCGGGAGGACGGTCTCCTCGAACCGAAGCGCGCCGCCGAGGTCGGGCTCGCCGTCCTCGACGTGCTGCGGTCCGCCCACCGCGAGGGCATCCTGCACCGTGACGTGAAGCCGTCGAACGTGCTGATCGCCGAGGACGGCCGGGTCGTGCTCACCGACTTCGGCATCGCCCAGGTCGAGGGCGACCCGTCCATCACCTCGACCGGCATGCTCGTCGGCGCGCCCTCCTACATCTCCCCGGAGCGGGCGCGCGGGCACAAGCCGGGCCCGGCGGCCGACCTGTGGTCCCTCGGCGGGCTGCTGTACGCGGCGGTGGAGGGCGCTCCGCCGTACGACAAGGGGTCGGCCATAGCGACCCTCACGGCCGTGATGACCGAGCCGCTGGAGGAGCCGAAGAACGCGGGGCCGCTGAAGGACGTCATCCACGGGCTGCTCACGAAGGACCCCGCGCAGCGGCTGGACGACGCGGGCGCCCGGGCGATGCTGAACTCGGTCCTGCGCGCGCCCGAGACGGCCGAGCCGGAGCCGCTGGACGCGACGAAGGTCGTGCCGCTGCCGGCGCAGCCGGACAGGTCCTCGGGCAAGGGCGGTTCGACCGGCTCCGGGAGCAAGCGGGGCGAGGAGGCCGGGGAGCGGTTGCGCGGGGCGCTGCGCTCCGTGCGCAAGGCCGCCGTGGGGACGGCTGCCGCGGGATCGGCCGCCAGTGCCACGTCAGGGGATAAGTCCGGGGCCGCCAAGGGTTCTTCCCCGGCGGCGGGCACGGCCTCCGCGGAGCCGGACGGCGGTGCGGGCCGGGGCGGGGCCGCGGGTGGGTCCGGGGCGCAGTCGGGCTCGGCGGCCGCCGGTGCCGGTGTGGGTGCCGGTGAGCGGAGTGGGCCGGAGACGAAGACGGCGTCCGGGGGGCGGAGCTCGGGATGGCCCGTCATGCCGCCGCCGGACCTGCCGCCGCGGCCGGTGCCCCGGGCGCCGCTCACCGACGTGGTGCCGCGGCGGACCCTGATGATCATCGCGCTGGTCGTGGTGCTCGCCGTGATCGGCACCGTGCTCGCGATCGCGTTCAGCGGTGACGGCAAGGACGCGAAGGGTGCCTCCGGTGAGGGCGGCGGGAAGACCGTCGCGACGGCGTCGAGCAGCGGTGACACCAAGGGCGACGACGCCGACGGCACGCGCACGGACGGCGGGGAGACCCAGCCCACCCCGTCCGGGCCCGCCTCGAACAGCACGCCGAGCGGCGGGGCGAACGGTTCCTCGGGCGAGGGCGGCACCGGCGGCGGGAAGGGCACCGCAGCGGAGTCGACTCACCAGGGCGACCAGGGGTACTCGATCGGTCTGCCGAAGGGGTGGAAGTACCGGTCCACGGGTGCGGCGGGCGACCGCTTCACCGGGCCCGACGGGCAGAAGCTGCTCATCGCCTGGACGTCCACGCCCAAGGGCGACCCGGTGGCGGACTGGAAGAACCAGGAACGCTTCATGGTGCGCGCGCAGTACAAGAAGATCCGCATAGAGAAGGTGGACTACCGCGACTGGAACACGGCCGACTGGGAGTTCACCTACACGGACGGCGGCACCAAGTACCGGACGATCGACCGGGGTTTCGTGGTCGACGACCGGCAGGGGTACGCGCTGATGTACACGGCGAAGGCGGCCGGCTGGGACGACGCGTCGCGCAAGGAGACCTGGCGGACGCTGACGAAGACCTTCGAACCCAAGTCCTGA
- a CDS encoding protein kinase, with the protein MDDYAGRVLADRYRLPLPPSDEYELTETRAFDTYSGQEVLVRQVPLPEVVEAEVLDAEGLPDGFTARDGGARRSGARAGTRRPTDPVVRRAVEAAQAAAAIPDHPRLDQVFDVFAEGGSLWIVSELVAARPLAALLAEKPLTPYRAAEVASDVLMALRVLHAHGWVHRNITARTVLVCDDGRVMLTGLAVGAAEEALCGYDPVPEPPFEESGQRPGHEGGAGPVNGAGGPGGPGPAGGIGGAGDPEAARRAAIEAREARGLPSAEGETTGGGPVVPARGPVEESGDPRAARAGAIAAYRAGARAAARVQEAQQGGRAALPGARPAPDGGTAPYGNGPAQSPYIPGQGSAPGAVPPGRIADPYGVGGNPRTTAWHGATPRGTTGGAPVPQSREQAALPPAPDTAAHGEPTRWDDLAADTPAPRRGPATALAAERARQARMAVVGPVTERWAPEQAGPVHENWQLAAPIGPATDLWALGALLFRAVQGHAPYPEESTAELVQMVCAEPPAYAEECGPLRPVVESLLRQDPTERLDFEEVRGWLRSLVRSAPEPEAGVHVVPAPPVDARRLPVVRRRGELVRRRKAGLPAHHGRHKRARKESGSPHRLGRTLLVLVLLAMAAAIAYAMLFMPKSGTDGGDGADRTGAAGEVSQAPEPDASSEPRPDQTSPEPEKSPKSSADTTETQTTGPDVADGFALRKDSAGFQVAVAQGWDRTPRSGSGQVVYSKGDFELIVVAGRDSASEYGDDPMAYQRERERELQPYRDSSWATSTGLKTIEVGGRTMAEGQFTWTGGDGGELYVRNLAMLVDGRYHVVQVRGPESERDEVTRLYEQAAATYKVTG; encoded by the coding sequence GTGGACGACTACGCGGGCCGGGTGCTCGCCGACCGCTACCGCCTGCCGCTGCCGCCGTCCGACGAGTACGAACTCACCGAGACCCGGGCCTTCGACACCTACAGCGGGCAGGAAGTCCTGGTCCGTCAGGTGCCGTTGCCCGAGGTGGTCGAGGCCGAGGTCCTCGACGCGGAGGGGCTGCCCGACGGTTTCACGGCGCGTGACGGTGGTGCGCGGCGTTCCGGCGCCCGCGCGGGCACCCGGCGGCCCACGGACCCGGTGGTGCGGCGCGCGGTCGAGGCGGCGCAGGCCGCGGCGGCCATTCCCGACCACCCCCGGCTCGACCAGGTCTTCGACGTGTTCGCCGAGGGCGGTTCGCTGTGGATCGTCAGCGAGCTGGTGGCCGCGCGCCCGCTGGCGGCGCTGCTCGCCGAGAAGCCGCTGACGCCCTACCGGGCGGCCGAGGTGGCCTCCGACGTCCTGATGGCCCTTCGGGTGCTGCACGCGCACGGCTGGGTGCACCGGAACATCACCGCGCGGACGGTGCTCGTCTGCGACGACGGCCGGGTGATGCTGACCGGGCTGGCGGTGGGCGCGGCGGAAGAGGCCCTGTGCGGGTACGACCCGGTTCCGGAACCGCCCTTCGAGGAGTCAGGGCAGCGGCCGGGACACGAGGGTGGCGCGGGGCCGGTCAACGGCGCGGGCGGTCCGGGGGGTCCGGGGCCTGCAGGTGGCATCGGTGGCGCGGGTGATCCCGAGGCCGCGCGGCGCGCCGCCATAGAGGCCCGGGAGGCCAGGGGACTGCCCTCGGCAGAGGGCGAGACCACGGGTGGCGGCCCGGTCGTACCGGCGCGCGGACCGGTGGAGGAGAGCGGAGACCCCCGGGCGGCGCGTGCCGGGGCGATCGCGGCCTACCGGGCCGGTGCCCGGGCTGCCGCACGGGTGCAGGAGGCGCAGCAGGGCGGGCGTGCGGCCCTGCCCGGAGCCCGCCCCGCACCGGACGGCGGGACGGCGCCCTACGGCAACGGGCCGGCGCAGTCCCCGTACATCCCCGGGCAGGGCAGCGCCCCCGGGGCCGTACCGCCCGGACGGATCGCGGACCCTTACGGCGTGGGCGGAAATCCACGGACCACGGCATGGCACGGCGCCACGCCCCGCGGCACCACCGGCGGAGCGCCGGTGCCGCAGAGCCGGGAGCAGGCGGCGCTCCCTCCGGCTCCGGACACCGCCGCCCACGGCGAGCCCACCCGCTGGGACGACCTGGCCGCCGACACCCCCGCCCCCCGGCGCGGCCCGGCCACGGCGCTGGCCGCCGAGCGGGCGCGGCAGGCGCGGATGGCCGTGGTCGGGCCCGTCACGGAACGCTGGGCACCGGAACAGGCCGGCCCCGTGCACGAGAACTGGCAGTTGGCAGCGCCGATCGGTCCCGCGACCGACCTGTGGGCGCTCGGCGCGCTGCTCTTCAGGGCCGTGCAGGGGCACGCGCCCTACCCGGAGGAGTCGACGGCCGAGCTGGTGCAGATGGTGTGCGCGGAACCGCCCGCGTACGCCGAGGAGTGCGGGCCGCTGCGGCCGGTCGTGGAGTCGCTGCTGCGGCAGGACCCCACCGAGCGCCTCGACTTCGAGGAAGTACGCGGCTGGCTGCGCTCGCTGGTGCGCTCGGCGCCCGAGCCGGAGGCCGGGGTGCACGTCGTCCCCGCGCCGCCCGTGGACGCCCGCCGGCTGCCCGTCGTACGGCGCCGGGGCGAGCTCGTGCGCAGGCGGAAGGCCGGGCTGCCCGCACATCACGGGCGGCACAAACGGGCCCGTAAGGAATCCGGTTCGCCGCATCGCCTCGGCCGCACCCTGCTCGTGCTGGTCCTGCTCGCGATGGCCGCGGCGATCGCCTACGCCATGCTCTTCATGCCCAAGTCGGGGACCGACGGCGGGGACGGCGCCGACCGTACCGGTGCCGCCGGTGAGGTCAGCCAGGCGCCCGAGCCGGACGCCAGCAGCGAGCCCCGGCCCGACCAGACGTCCCCCGAGCCGGAGAAGAGCCCCAAGTCGTCGGCCGACACCACCGAGACGCAGACCACCGGCCCGGACGTCGCCGACGGCTTCGCCCTGCGCAAGGACTCGGCGGGCTTCCAGGTCGCCGTCGCCCAGGGCTGGGACCGCACCCCGCGGAGCGGCAGCGGACAGGTCGTCTACTCCAAGGGCGACTTCGAGCTCATCGTCGTCGCGGGACGGGACAGCGCGTCGGAGTACGGCGACGACCCGATGGCCTACCAGCGGGAGAGGGAGCGCGAGCTGCAGCCGTACCGCGACTCCAGCTGGGCCACCTCCACCGGGCTGAAGACGATCGAGGTGGGCGGACGGACCATGGCCGAGGGCCAGTTCACCTGGACCGGCGGCGACGGGGGCGAACTGTACGTCCGCAACCTCGCGATGCTGGTCGACGGGCGCTACCACGTGGTCCAGGTGCGCGGCCCGGAGTCCGAACGGGACGAGGTGACGCGGCTGTACGAGCAGGCGGCTGCCACGTACAAGGTGACGGGCTGA
- a CDS encoding serine/threonine-protein kinase codes for MQGLLVAGRYRLAESIGSGGMGRVWRAHDEVLHRSVAIKELTAALYVSESEQAILLARTRAEARAAARINHSAVVTVHDVLEHDGRPWIVMELVEGRSLADAVKEEGRVEPREAARIGLWVLRALRAAHTAGVLHRDIKPGNVLLARDGRVLLTDFGIAQIEGDTTITRTGEVVGSVDYLAPERVRGHDPGPSSDLWALGATLYTAVEGRSPFRRTTPLTTMQAVVEEEAAEFRHAGPLAPVITALLRKDPGTRPDASEAEHLLAEAAEGRRPNGAQAYVPTQYGGPSPYGGTTPYRDAHSGTGAGTATTGTSGTGQAGTGHVDTGRAGTGHMGTGQAGTGHMGTGGTGFSTGSGSHTGTPLPPLAGNPATGTSTAGTAPYGPTGPTGSVGPAGPAVGGPTAISPQPARSGRRRRLRTLALVVALAAIIGGGTAVVLQQWDGSRPSQSAGPDESTPTERPGGSVPASWIRYDDPVGFSLYLPKGWKRKPFGPQGELKQIDYSPDGGRHFVRIAIDTSPDFADPYAHQLDLEQQLQRLVDYKRVTLERNVYRDRRAARWEYTWTAQPKDIKFPGPRRAVEETYVARDGTEYALYMSAPAADWATARKRFTSLLQGWQEKTS; via the coding sequence ATGCAGGGCCTGCTCGTCGCGGGCCGCTACCGGCTGGCCGAATCCATCGGCAGTGGCGGCATGGGCCGGGTCTGGCGCGCACATGACGAGGTGCTGCACCGGTCGGTCGCCATCAAGGAGCTGACGGCCGCCCTCTACGTGTCCGAGAGCGAGCAGGCGATCCTGCTGGCACGCACCCGGGCGGAGGCCAGGGCGGCAGCGCGTATCAACCACTCCGCGGTCGTCACCGTGCACGACGTACTGGAGCACGACGGCCGCCCGTGGATCGTGATGGAGCTGGTCGAGGGCCGCTCCCTGGCCGACGCGGTCAAGGAGGAGGGGCGCGTCGAGCCGCGCGAGGCCGCCCGCATCGGCCTCTGGGTGCTGCGGGCCCTGCGCGCCGCGCACACCGCCGGGGTGCTGCACCGCGACATCAAGCCGGGCAACGTCCTCCTCGCCCGCGACGGACGCGTGCTGCTCACGGACTTCGGCATCGCGCAGATCGAGGGCGACACGACCATCACGCGCACCGGAGAGGTCGTCGGCTCGGTCGACTACCTGGCGCCCGAGCGGGTGCGCGGCCACGACCCGGGCCCGTCCTCCGACCTGTGGGCGCTCGGCGCGACGCTCTACACCGCGGTGGAGGGCCGGTCGCCGTTCCGCCGCACCACACCCCTGACCACCATGCAGGCCGTGGTCGAGGAGGAGGCCGCCGAGTTCCGGCACGCGGGCCCGCTCGCGCCGGTCATCACCGCCCTGCTGCGCAAGGACCCGGGCACCCGACCCGACGCGTCCGAGGCCGAGCATCTGCTCGCCGAGGCGGCGGAGGGGCGGCGGCCGAACGGGGCACAGGCGTATGTGCCGACGCAGTACGGGGGGCCGTCGCCGTACGGAGGGACGACGCCGTACCGGGACGCCCACAGCGGCACGGGCGCGGGGACGGCCACCACGGGTACCTCCGGCACCGGGCAGGCCGGCACCGGACACGTGGACACCGGCCGGGCCGGCACCGGGCACATGGGTACCGGGCAGGCCGGCACCGGGCACATGGGCACCGGGGGCACCGGCTTCAGCACCGGTTCGGGGTCGCACACCGGGACACCGCTCCCGCCCCTGGCAGGCAACCCGGCCACCGGGACGTCCACGGCCGGTACCGCGCCCTACGGCCCGACCGGCCCGACCGGTTCCGTGGGCCCCGCCGGCCCGGCCGTCGGCGGCCCGACGGCGATCAGCCCGCAGCCGGCCCGTTCGGGCAGGCGCCGCCGGCTGCGCACCCTCGCCCTGGTCGTCGCGCTCGCGGCCATCATCGGCGGAGGTACGGCCGTGGTGCTCCAGCAGTGGGACGGGAGCCGGCCGTCACAGAGCGCCGGCCCCGATGAGTCGACTCCCACGGAACGGCCCGGCGGTTCGGTTCCGGCCAGCTGGATCCGCTACGACGACCCCGTGGGGTTCAGCCTCTACCTGCCCAAGGGCTGGAAGCGCAAGCCCTTCGGCCCGCAGGGCGAGCTCAAGCAGATCGACTACTCGCCGGACGGCGGCAGGCACTTCGTCCGCATCGCCATCGACACGTCACCGGACTTCGCCGACCCCTACGCGCACCAGCTCGACCTGGAGCAGCAGCTTCAGCGACTGGTCGACTACAAGCGGGTCACACTGGAACGCAACGTCTACCGTGACCGGCGGGCCGCCCGGTGGGAGTACACCTGGACCGCCCAGCCCAAGGACATCAAGTTCCCGGGCCCGCGCCGGGCCGTCGAGGAGACGTACGTCGCCCGCGACGGCACCGAGTACGCGCTCTACATGTCGGCCCCGGCCGCGGACTGGGCGACGGCGCGCAAGCGGTTCACCTCGCTGCTCCAGGGCTGGCAGGAGAAGACCTCCTGA
- a CDS encoding serine/threonine-protein kinase — translation MGTEGRSRRVIAGRYRLQEKLGRGGMGVVWRATDQLLGRSVAVKELPYDETLSAAQARRQRDRTLREARAVAQLSHPHIIVVHDVVEHDERPYIVMELIEGGSLADRLAQRGPVDAAEAARIGIALLGALGAAHAAGVLHRDLKPDNVLLETGTDRVVLTDFGIAQVAGAPTLTENGAFVGSPEYTAPERMSGVRTGPESDLWSLGALLCAALSGESPFHRDSLGGILHAVVVGDIQPPAQAGPLLPVVRGLLERDPDRRLDADRAERMLQAFRDTGRTPPVPPAGFGSSPGYAAAVGDVPRRTPQDSAGGQSPGPSAVLPGPGRPEEPFLRQPTRRVLIAALLVAAVAGAGVSAAALLREEGTGDGGPMPTSSATTKPKTAKPGTTKPKAPPPRPASPSTPAPTP, via the coding sequence ATGGGGACCGAGGGGCGCAGCAGGCGTGTCATCGCGGGCCGTTACCGGCTCCAGGAGAAACTCGGTCGCGGCGGCATGGGCGTGGTCTGGCGGGCGACCGACCAACTGCTCGGCCGGAGCGTGGCCGTCAAGGAGCTCCCCTACGACGAGACGCTCTCCGCGGCGCAGGCCCGCCGGCAGCGGGACCGCACGCTGCGTGAGGCCCGGGCCGTCGCCCAGCTGAGCCACCCGCACATCATCGTCGTCCACGACGTCGTCGAGCATGACGAACGCCCCTACATCGTCATGGAGTTGATCGAGGGCGGTTCGCTCGCCGACCGGCTCGCCCAGCGGGGCCCGGTCGACGCCGCCGAAGCGGCCCGCATCGGCATCGCCCTGCTCGGCGCGCTGGGCGCCGCGCACGCGGCCGGGGTGCTGCACCGTGACCTCAAGCCGGACAACGTGCTGCTGGAAACCGGAACCGACCGGGTCGTCCTCACCGACTTCGGCATCGCCCAGGTCGCGGGCGCCCCCACGCTCACCGAGAACGGGGCCTTCGTCGGCTCGCCCGAGTACACCGCGCCCGAGCGGATGTCCGGCGTGCGGACCGGGCCCGAGTCCGACCTGTGGTCGCTGGGCGCGCTGCTGTGCGCTGCCCTCAGCGGGGAGTCGCCGTTCCACCGCGACTCACTGGGCGGCATCCTGCACGCCGTCGTCGTGGGCGACATCCAGCCGCCCGCGCAGGCCGGGCCGCTCCTGCCCGTCGTACGCGGCCTGCTGGAACGCGATCCGGACCGGCGGCTGGACGCGGACCGGGCCGAGCGGATGCTCCAGGCCTTCCGCGACACGGGCCGTACGCCGCCGGTGCCGCCGGCGGGGTTCGGTTCGTCGCCCGGGTACGCGGCGGCGGTGGGGGACGTACCGCGCCGAACGCCGCAGGATTCCGCCGGAGGACAGTCGCCCGGGCCGTCCGCGGTCCTGCCCGGTCCGGGTCGGCCGGAGGAGCCCTTCCTGCGCCAGCCCACGCGGCGCGTGCTCATCGCGGCGCTGCTGGTCGCCGCGGTGGCGGGGGCGGGGGTGTCCGCGGCGGCGCTGCTGAGGGAGGAGGGCACGGGGGACGGCGGCCCCATGCCGACGAGTTCCGCGACGACGAAGCCGAAGACGGCGAAGCCTGGGACGACGAAGCCGAAGGCGCCGCCACCACGGCCGGCCTCCCCGAGCACGCCCGCGCCCACCCCTTGA